The Nocardioides sp. S-1144 genome includes a region encoding these proteins:
- a CDS encoding sugar ABC transporter permease gives MSTETPSPSLDKPERAGEFSLDVEERSIGGALTGWVTKLRTGDPGALPSVLGLVVLGVIFMQVSEAFLTKYNIGNLPGQGVYIAVIAMGLVFVLLLGEIDLSAGTAGGMCAALAAVAVFDGDLKDGLPSFMYWALIAGLLVAIGLAVWVHAWSAAVVVLVGLVLVATNQTQHLVLALVAAVCIGTAIGVANGILVAKVGIPSFVVTLALFLAWQGVLQFALDGRPVNTSNYDFWHDLTYGTLSPTQSWVFTLVVVLGYLAFTLVTTLRAKAAHLTHDAVSLVLMRGGIIAAVGIVLTILANQNRNPNPRSRLVIQGIPWAVVIAVLLMIACAIALTRTTWGRHLYATGGNAEAARRAGIDVVHMKVTAFALCSAFGAMGGVLLASSQSSASLDLGSGNVLLFSVAAAVIGGTSLFGGRGKPRDAILGALVIVIIPNGLGLRPSLGAQWQQVITGVVLLLAAAIDAVSRRRARRS, from the coding sequence ATGAGCACCGAGACCCCCTCTCCCAGCCTCGACAAGCCCGAGCGCGCCGGCGAGTTCTCCCTCGACGTCGAGGAGCGCTCCATCGGCGGCGCCCTGACCGGCTGGGTCACCAAGCTGCGCACCGGCGACCCGGGGGCCCTGCCCTCGGTGCTCGGCCTGGTCGTGCTCGGCGTGATCTTCATGCAGGTCAGCGAGGCGTTCCTGACCAAGTACAACATCGGCAACCTGCCCGGCCAGGGCGTCTACATCGCGGTGATCGCGATGGGCCTGGTCTTCGTGCTGCTGCTCGGCGAGATCGACCTGTCGGCCGGCACCGCCGGTGGCATGTGCGCGGCCCTCGCCGCGGTCGCGGTCTTCGACGGCGACCTGAAGGACGGTCTGCCGTCGTTCATGTACTGGGCGCTGATCGCCGGGCTGCTCGTCGCCATCGGCCTCGCGGTCTGGGTCCACGCCTGGTCCGCCGCGGTCGTCGTCCTGGTCGGGCTCGTGCTGGTCGCGACCAACCAGACGCAGCACCTGGTGCTCGCCCTCGTGGCCGCCGTCTGCATCGGCACCGCGATCGGGGTGGCCAACGGCATCCTGGTCGCGAAGGTCGGCATCCCCAGCTTCGTCGTCACCCTCGCGCTCTTCCTCGCGTGGCAGGGCGTGCTTCAGTTCGCCCTCGACGGCCGCCCGGTCAACACGTCGAACTACGACTTCTGGCACGACCTGACCTACGGCACCCTGAGCCCGACGCAGAGCTGGGTCTTCACCCTCGTCGTGGTGCTGGGCTACCTCGCCTTCACCCTGGTCACGACCCTGCGCGCCAAGGCCGCCCACCTGACCCACGACGCCGTCAGCCTGGTCCTGATGCGCGGCGGCATCATCGCCGCGGTCGGCATCGTGCTCACGATCCTGGCCAACCAGAACCGCAACCCCAACCCGCGCTCGCGGCTGGTGATCCAGGGCATCCCGTGGGCGGTCGTGATCGCGGTGCTGCTCATGATCGCCTGCGCGATCGCGCTGACCCGCACCACCTGGGGCCGGCACCTCTACGCCACCGGCGGCAACGCCGAGGCCGCCCGCCGCGCCGGCATCGACGTCGTCCACATGAAGGTGACCGCCTTCGCGCTGTGCTCCGCCTTCGGTGCGATGGGTGGCGTGCTGCTCGCCTCGTCGCAGTCCTCGGCCTCGCTCGACCTCGGCTCGGGCAACGTGCTGCTCTTCTCGGTGGCGGCCGCCGTCATCGGTGGCACGTCGCTCTTCGGTGGCCGCGGCAAGCCGCGCGACGCCATCCTCGGCGCCCTGGTGATCGTGATCATCCCGAACGGTCTCGGCCTGCGGCCCAGCCTGGGAGCCCAGTGGCAGCAGGTCATCACCGGCGTCGTGCTGCTGCTCGCCGCCGCGATCGACGCCGTCTCGCGACGGCGGGCCCGGCGCTCCTGA
- a CDS encoding PspC domain-containing protein translates to MTDIRSSFARQGLVRPRDGQVLGGVCAGIGRRLGLTPWTTRLLFVLVLMVLPGSQLLVYPVLWILMPTEDAATAAAAPATCSAA, encoded by the coding sequence ATGACCGACATCCGTTCCAGCTTCGCCCGTCAGGGCCTCGTGCGTCCCCGGGACGGCCAGGTGCTCGGCGGCGTCTGCGCCGGCATCGGGCGCCGGCTCGGACTCACCCCGTGGACCACGCGCCTGCTGTTCGTGCTGGTGCTGATGGTCCTGCCCGGCAGCCAGCTGCTGGTCTACCCCGTGCTGTGGATCCTGATGCCGACCGAGGACGCCGCCACCGCGGCAGCCGCGCCGGCGACGTGCTCGGCCGCCTAG
- a CDS encoding TetR/AcrR family transcriptional regulator → MARPRDPLIEERILDATDDLIAEHGYAGLTMEAIAERAGVGKPTIYRRYANRDEVVMAVNARASIPVEPVDTGSLLGDIQAVVRGVVPTVNTPTIRATLGPQVGRAIADDAANRVFQDTVGGSSDVYMRPIWQRGLDRGEIDPDLDYLVARTALGTAVIFSLTLYRLDDSCVDQIARMWVRSVAPPPER, encoded by the coding sequence ATGGCCCGCCCGCGTGACCCGCTCATCGAGGAACGGATCCTCGACGCGACCGACGACCTCATCGCCGAGCACGGCTACGCCGGGCTGACGATGGAGGCCATCGCCGAGAGAGCCGGGGTGGGCAAGCCCACCATCTACCGCCGCTACGCCAACCGTGACGAGGTCGTGATGGCGGTCAACGCCCGCGCCTCCATCCCGGTCGAGCCGGTCGACACCGGGAGCCTGCTGGGCGACATCCAGGCGGTGGTGCGGGGCGTGGTCCCCACCGTCAACACCCCGACGATCCGGGCCACCCTCGGGCCGCAGGTCGGACGGGCCATCGCCGACGACGCCGCCAACCGCGTGTTCCAGGACACCGTCGGCGGGTCCTCGGACGTGTACATGCGGCCGATCTGGCAGCGGGGCCTGGACCGGGGCGAGATCGACCCCGACCTCGACTACCTCGTGGCGCGCACCGCGCTCGGGACCGCGGTGATCTTCTCCCTCACGCTCTACCGGCTCGACGACTCGTGCGTCGACCAGATCGCGCGCATGTGGGTCCGCTCGGTGGCCCCGCCACCGGAGCGCTGA
- a CDS encoding sugar ABC transporter substrate-binding protein, which translates to MSSFIRRAALAGAALTLSVGPLAACGSDDGGDDGGGGGAGGSADITGACSLDSPPMSEAKMPEGGDAGKATGKVGVILPDTTSSTRYETYDAPLLEEALSAAGLTPDIQNAQGDINKFTSLAQNMIGAGVKVLIIDSIDAASGAGVEKQADEAGVPVIDYDRVNLGGTAPYYVSFDNEDVGRLQAQTLVDCLDASGAENPNIIMMNGGTDVDNNAVLFMKGAHAVLDPLADEGKLTITQEATVKGWKVENAAPTFQQAFTAVNGEVDGVLAANDDIANAVIGVLKTNGLDGSVVVTGQDAGVQGLQNIITGTQSMTVFKDVKLEANAAAQLAIAVAAGTDPADAGLELAPFEDPEAPDHDLQALLLPAQVITQANVADVIDAGALSADEICQGIEADCEELGIS; encoded by the coding sequence GTGTCTTCATTCATCCGCCGCGCCGCCCTCGCCGGGGCAGCGCTCACGCTGTCCGTCGGACCGTTGGCGGCCTGTGGCTCCGACGACGGCGGCGACGACGGCGGCGGCGGGGGTGCCGGCGGCAGCGCCGACATCACCGGCGCCTGCAGCCTCGACAGCCCGCCGATGAGCGAGGCGAAGATGCCCGAGGGTGGCGACGCCGGCAAGGCCACCGGCAAGGTCGGCGTGATCCTGCCCGACACCACCTCGTCGACGCGCTACGAGACCTACGACGCCCCGCTGCTCGAGGAGGCGCTCTCCGCCGCCGGGCTGACCCCCGACATCCAGAACGCGCAGGGGGACATCAACAAGTTCACCTCGCTCGCGCAGAACATGATCGGTGCCGGCGTCAAGGTGCTCATCATCGACTCGATCGACGCCGCCTCCGGCGCCGGCGTGGAGAAGCAGGCCGACGAGGCCGGCGTCCCGGTCATCGACTACGACCGCGTCAACCTCGGTGGCACCGCGCCCTACTACGTCTCGTTCGACAACGAGGACGTCGGCCGCCTCCAGGCCCAGACCCTGGTCGACTGCCTCGACGCCAGCGGTGCGGAGAACCCGAACATCATCATGATGAACGGCGGCACCGACGTCGACAACAACGCCGTCCTCTTCATGAAGGGCGCCCACGCGGTGCTCGACCCGCTGGCCGACGAGGGCAAGCTGACCATCACCCAGGAGGCGACGGTCAAGGGCTGGAAGGTCGAGAACGCCGCCCCGACGTTCCAGCAGGCCTTCACCGCCGTCAACGGCGAGGTCGACGGCGTGCTCGCCGCCAACGACGACATCGCCAACGCCGTCATCGGTGTGCTCAAGACCAACGGTCTCGACGGCAGCGTCGTCGTCACCGGCCAGGACGCCGGCGTCCAGGGTCTGCAGAACATCATCACCGGCACCCAGAGCATGACGGTCTTCAAGGACGTCAAGCTCGAGGCGAACGCCGCCGCCCAGCTCGCCATCGCGGTCGCCGCCGGCACCGACCCCGCCGACGCGGGTCTCGAGCTGGCGCCGTTCGAGGACCCGGAGGCTCCCGACCACGACCTGCAGGCGCTCCTGCTGCCGGCCCAGGTCATCACCCAGGCCAACGTCGCCGACGTGATCGACGCCGGTGCGCTCAGCGCCGACGAGATCTGCCAGGGCATCGAGGCGGACTGCGAGGAGCTCGGGATCTCCTGA
- a CDS encoding HNH endonuclease signature motif containing protein, protein MPGCLTCRVRSGRGRSRRGWARTTRVTGAEAARKTRLADDLAAHESVRAAMASGRVHGEQAKVIAAAVGDLDGEHFSWREKAEAHLLDEAAHHDAHDLKTLGRRILETLDLDKADEHEARLLEAEEARARKRTRFAMWDDGEGLAHGRFTLPSAQAWMLRKALSAIAAPKHVRAEHGAGSYDHEKPTPERLGQAFGEYVERYPADQLPAMGGVNATVVVTMTLDTLNGGLAAAHLDTGTALSPTEARRLACEAGIIPAALGGQGQVLDLGRKRRFHTPAQRLALTLEQQHCQHPTCTTPAAYCHTHHAVPWSEGGTTDTRDAVLLCPFHHHQTHATGDTHPLRT, encoded by the coding sequence ATGCCGGGGTGCTTGACCTGCCGGGTTCGATCGGGGCGCGGTCGCTCGCGGCGTGGCTGGGCTCGGACCACCCGGGTGACCGGCGCCGAGGCAGCGCGGAAGACTCGGCTGGCCGATGATCTGGCCGCCCACGAATCGGTCCGGGCCGCCATGGCGTCCGGTCGGGTCCACGGCGAGCAGGCCAAGGTCATCGCCGCTGCCGTCGGGGACCTCGACGGCGAGCACTTCTCGTGGCGCGAGAAGGCGGAGGCCCACCTGCTCGACGAGGCGGCCCACCACGACGCCCACGACCTGAAGACCCTGGGTCGGCGGATCCTGGAGACCCTCGACCTCGACAAGGCCGACGAGCACGAGGCCCGCCTGCTCGAGGCCGAGGAGGCCCGGGCCCGGAAGAGGACCCGCTTCGCGATGTGGGACGACGGCGAGGGGCTTGCGCACGGCCGGTTCACCCTGCCGTCGGCGCAGGCCTGGATGCTGCGCAAGGCGCTCTCCGCGATCGCGGCTCCGAAGCACGTGCGCGCCGAGCACGGCGCCGGCTCCTACGACCACGAGAAGCCGACCCCGGAACGCCTCGGGCAGGCGTTCGGCGAGTACGTCGAGCGCTACCCCGCCGACCAGCTGCCCGCGATGGGCGGGGTCAACGCCACGGTGGTCGTGACGATGACCCTCGACACGCTCAACGGAGGACTCGCAGCCGCCCACCTCGACACCGGGACCGCGCTCTCACCCACCGAAGCCCGCCGCCTGGCCTGCGAGGCCGGCATCATCCCCGCCGCCCTGGGTGGCCAGGGCCAGGTCCTCGACCTCGGCCGCAAGCGCCGCTTCCACACCCCGGCCCAACGCCTCGCCCTCACTCTCGAGCAACAGCACTGCCAACACCCGACCTGCACCACACCAGCGGCGTACTGCCACACCCACCACGCCGTCCCGTGGTCCGAGGGCGGCACCACCGACACCCGCGACGCCGTCCTCCTCTGCCCCTTCCACCACCACCAGACCCACGCCACCGGAGACACCCACCCGTTGCGAACCTGA
- a CDS encoding LysR family transcriptional regulator gives MDQRAVEQFVAVAEELSVTRAARRLYAAQSTVSAGVRSLEHELGTRLFERTTRSMRLTEAGERVLPEARALLAAATRMHDVAADDDAQLRGRVRLGSFAGLDVVDLPHVVATFRAEHPLVDLVLSASPHGSTGLVDDLRRGRLDVAFSSLPDRSDPDLVSVPLVALPFVVLVPPGHRLARRRRVRLAELADEGWVDTLAGYGNRVLLDRTLGERGVRRRLVVEVAELPSVPRYVAAGVGVAVVPDVVEAPGCVRVDLVDGPAPWSVAVCTRRHDGPGAAARALVAALVGSGPARQPGPSGARDRPPATSPG, from the coding sequence ATGGACCAGCGTGCCGTCGAGCAGTTCGTCGCCGTGGCGGAGGAGCTGAGCGTCACCCGCGCCGCCCGCCGGCTGTACGCCGCGCAGTCGACGGTCTCGGCCGGGGTGCGCAGCCTCGAGCACGAGCTCGGCACCCGGTTGTTCGAGCGGACGACGCGCAGCATGCGCCTGACCGAGGCCGGGGAGCGGGTGCTGCCCGAGGCCCGGGCGCTCCTGGCCGCGGCGACGCGGATGCACGACGTCGCCGCCGACGACGACGCGCAGCTGCGCGGGCGGGTCCGCCTCGGCTCCTTCGCGGGGCTCGACGTCGTCGACCTCCCGCACGTGGTGGCGACGTTCCGTGCCGAGCACCCGCTCGTCGACCTCGTCCTGTCGGCCTCGCCGCACGGGTCCACCGGGCTGGTCGACGACCTGCGCCGCGGCCGCCTCGACGTCGCCTTCTCCTCCCTCCCCGACAGGAGCGACCCCGACCTCGTCTCGGTGCCGCTGGTGGCGCTGCCGTTCGTGGTCCTGGTCCCGCCCGGTCACCGACTGGCGCGACGGCGTCGGGTCCGCCTCGCCGAGCTCGCCGACGAGGGCTGGGTCGACACGCTGGCCGGCTACGGCAACCGGGTGCTGCTCGACCGCACGCTCGGTGAGCGGGGGGTGCGGCGGCGACTCGTGGTCGAGGTGGCCGAGCTGCCCTCGGTCCCGCGCTACGTCGCCGCGGGGGTGGGCGTCGCCGTGGTCCCCGACGTCGTCGAGGCCCCGGGCTGCGTCCGGGTCGACCTCGTCGACGGTCCCGCGCCGTGGTCGGTCGCCGTCTGCACCCGACGCCACGACGGCCCGGGTGCGGCGGCGCGGGCCCTCGTGGCGGCCCTCGTGGGGTCGGGCCCGGCCCGGCAGCCGGGGCCCTCGGGGGCGCGGGACCGGCCGCCGGCTACGTCGCCGGGGTGA
- a CDS encoding MFS transporter has product MNTTTIHVVPAPAVTGSARRHAAGYWVVALAFLTVMAFATVPTPLYAIYQQEAGFAPAVVTVVFAAFAVGVMASLVLAGHLSDTLGRRPLILLSIGLEVVSALVFLTSTSLPVLLVARLVCGIGIGTLTATATAHLGELRSVAAPGAGPRHAATVAGLANIGGLALGPLVGGLLAELAPAPLHTPYLVFLVLLLVAAAAVATVPETVARAGTQVPYHPQRVAVPPAGRPAFRAAGASAFTAFAVFGMFTALAPTFLVTVLHRTDHLLAGTVTFAVFAAAAAAQVLAGGWTPRRQVVAGAAALVAGLAVVVVGAVDAQLATFLVGAVVAGAGVGLVFRSAVVRAGALAPAGQRGEVLAALFLTAYAGLTVPVLLTGVALLFLGPVTVLAGFVVVTSAAVLASTAHSLRFV; this is encoded by the coding sequence GTGAACACCACCACGATCCACGTCGTCCCCGCTCCCGCCGTCACCGGCTCCGCACGCCGCCACGCGGCGGGGTACTGGGTGGTGGCGCTGGCCTTCCTCACCGTGATGGCGTTCGCGACGGTGCCGACGCCGCTCTACGCGATCTACCAGCAGGAGGCCGGGTTCGCGCCGGCCGTGGTGACCGTCGTCTTCGCCGCGTTCGCGGTCGGGGTGATGGCCAGCCTGGTCCTCGCCGGGCACCTGAGCGACACGCTCGGACGCCGTCCGCTCATCCTGCTCTCGATCGGCCTCGAGGTGGTCTCGGCCCTGGTCTTCCTGACCTCCACCTCGCTCCCGGTCCTGCTCGTGGCCCGGCTGGTCTGCGGCATCGGGATCGGCACGCTGACCGCGACCGCGACGGCCCACCTCGGCGAGCTCCGCTCGGTCGCCGCGCCGGGGGCCGGCCCGCGGCACGCCGCCACGGTCGCCGGCCTGGCCAACATCGGTGGGCTGGCCCTCGGGCCCCTGGTCGGGGGACTGCTGGCCGAGCTCGCGCCGGCACCTCTCCACACGCCCTACCTGGTGTTCCTGGTGCTCCTGCTGGTCGCGGCCGCCGCCGTCGCGACGGTGCCTGAGACCGTCGCCCGGGCCGGGACGCAGGTGCCCTACCACCCGCAGCGCGTCGCCGTGCCGCCCGCGGGACGTCCGGCCTTCCGGGCGGCGGGGGCGAGCGCCTTCACCGCCTTCGCCGTGTTCGGCATGTTCACCGCCCTGGCCCCGACGTTCCTCGTCACCGTCCTGCACCGGACCGACCACCTGCTCGCCGGCACCGTCACCTTCGCGGTCTTCGCCGCCGCGGCCGCGGCCCAGGTGCTCGCCGGCGGCTGGACGCCTCGCCGCCAGGTGGTGGCCGGCGCCGCGGCGCTCGTCGCCGGGCTCGCGGTGGTCGTCGTCGGCGCGGTGGACGCGCAGCTCGCGACCTTCCTCGTGGGGGCCGTCGTGGCCGGCGCGGGCGTCGGCCTGGTGTTCCGCTCGGCCGTGGTCCGCGCCGGTGCCCTGGCCCCGGCCGGCCAGCGGGGCGAGGTGCTGGCCGCCCTCTTCCTGACGGCCTACGCCGGCCTGACCGTCCCGGTGCTCCTGACCGGTGTGGCGCTGCTGTTCCTGGGCCCGGTCACCGTGCTCGCCGGGTTCGTGGTCGTGACCAGCGCGGCCGTGCTGGCCAGCACCGCCCACAGCCTGCGGTTCGTCTGA
- a CDS encoding winged helix DNA-binding domain-containing protein: MSTAPEPEMSVSWPQALAWRMGRHLLEPVGTASVADVVRRLGAVLALDGSLAELAVRSRRADSRSGELAAAWHAGEVVKTFAFRGSMHHLSPADGGTYLALRAAGRQWELPSWVEHYRLRPGDWPDFRAAVREALSAGPSTVAELGETLVADRRYRHLGPTFAAGAGTLVKPLCWQGDVSLGPPRDGATTLQRLDTNPRWAGIPDLDEAGPRAVLAYLRTYGPATPEHVQHWLGDGLSAGRKRLSGWLAGLGDRLVAVDVDGTTALVAREDADPLAAASPSEVVRFLPGHDQWVIGPGTRDPHVTPPARRDLMTRKANPVVHGGVVRGTWTARGDDLVVTWLDERPAPGEAVVREADRLAGLLGRDLRLTVTPAT; this comes from the coding sequence ATGAGCACAGCCCCCGAGCCGGAGATGTCGGTGTCGTGGCCCCAGGCGCTGGCGTGGCGGATGGGGCGCCACCTCCTCGAGCCGGTCGGCACCGCGTCGGTGGCCGACGTCGTCCGGCGACTGGGTGCGGTGCTCGCGCTCGACGGCTCGCTGGCCGAGCTGGCGGTCCGCTCGCGGCGCGCGGACTCGCGCAGCGGTGAGCTGGCGGCGGCGTGGCACGCCGGCGAGGTCGTCAAGACGTTCGCGTTCCGGGGGTCGATGCACCACCTCTCGCCCGCGGACGGCGGCACCTACCTCGCGCTGCGGGCGGCCGGTCGCCAGTGGGAGCTCCCGAGCTGGGTCGAGCACTACCGCCTGCGGCCCGGGGACTGGCCGGACTTCCGGGCCGCCGTCCGCGAGGCGCTGTCGGCCGGGCCGTCGACCGTGGCCGAGCTCGGCGAGACACTCGTGGCCGACCGGCGCTACCGCCACCTCGGGCCGACCTTCGCCGCCGGCGCCGGCACCCTGGTCAAGCCGCTGTGCTGGCAGGGCGACGTGAGCCTCGGGCCGCCGCGCGACGGGGCGACGACCCTGCAGCGGCTGGACACCAACCCGCGCTGGGCGGGGATCCCCGACCTCGACGAGGCGGGCCCGCGGGCGGTGCTGGCCTACCTGCGCACCTACGGACCGGCCACGCCGGAGCACGTCCAGCACTGGCTCGGGGACGGCCTCAGCGCGGGTCGCAAGCGGCTCTCGGGATGGCTCGCGGGCCTGGGTGACCGGCTGGTCGCGGTCGACGTCGACGGGACGACGGCCCTCGTCGCGCGGGAGGACGCCGACCCGCTGGCGGCCGCGTCGCCGAGCGAGGTGGTGCGGTTCCTGCCCGGCCACGACCAGTGGGTGATCGGCCCGGGCACCCGCGACCCCCACGTCACGCCGCCGGCGCGGCGCGACCTGATGACCCGCAAGGCCAACCCGGTCGTGCACGGCGGCGTCGTCCGCGGCACCTGGACGGCGCGCGGGGACGACCTCGTCGTGACCTGGCTCGACGAGCGGCCGGCACCGGGGGAGGCCGTCGTCCGCGAGGCCGACCGCCTCGCCGGACTGCTCGGCCGCGACCTGCGCCTCACCGTCACCCCGGCGACGTAG
- a CDS encoding alpha/beta fold hydrolase, translating into MTDYLHLGDHRLAHDVVGQGPLVVLAHGMGDSRHSYRFVAPALVEAGYRVASVDLRGCGESSLGWDGYSRTDIAGDLVALVRHLGGGPAVIVGQSISGGAATIAAATAPELVAGLVEFAPFTRAQSFPVGSFLRVRRYRRGTLHLGRTLLTGSRASWRKYLDLAYPAKPADWDAELARIDATLAEPGRMKALQAMARSKPTDAGARLADVRCPVLVVEGSADPDWADPRAEGQRIIDDLPDGLGELTVLEGAGHYPHAEVPDQVVAVTLPFLARVLPRA; encoded by the coding sequence ATGACCGACTACCTGCACCTCGGCGACCACCGCCTCGCTCACGACGTCGTCGGGCAGGGGCCGCTGGTCGTCCTCGCCCACGGGATGGGTGACAGCCGGCACTCGTACCGGTTCGTCGCCCCCGCGCTTGTCGAGGCGGGCTACCGCGTGGCCTCGGTCGACCTCCGCGGCTGCGGCGAGTCCAGTCTCGGGTGGGACGGCTACAGCCGCACCGACATCGCCGGTGACCTGGTCGCGCTGGTCCGCCACCTGGGTGGCGGGCCGGCCGTGATCGTCGGTCAGTCCATCAGCGGCGGAGCCGCGACGATCGCCGCCGCCACCGCACCCGAGCTGGTCGCCGGCCTCGTCGAGTTCGCTCCCTTCACCCGGGCCCAGTCGTTCCCGGTCGGGAGCTTCCTCAGGGTCAGGCGCTACCGGAGGGGCACCCTGCACCTGGGGCGGACCCTGCTCACCGGGAGCCGCGCGAGCTGGCGGAAGTACCTCGACCTCGCCTACCCCGCCAAGCCCGCCGACTGGGACGCCGAGCTGGCGCGCATCGACGCCACCCTGGCCGAGCCCGGCCGGATGAAGGCGCTGCAGGCCATGGCCAGGTCGAAGCCGACCGACGCCGGTGCGCGCCTGGCCGACGTCCGCTGCCCGGTCCTGGTCGTCGAGGGCAGCGCCGACCCCGACTGGGCCGACCCGCGGGCCGAGGGACAGCGCATCATCGACGACCTGCCCGACGGCCTCGGCGAGCTGACGGTCCTGGAGGGCGCCGGCCACTACCCGCACGCCGAGGTCCCCGACCAGGTGGTCGCGGTGACCCTGCCGTTCCTGGCCCGGGTGCTGCCCCGTGCCTAG
- a CDS encoding ATP-binding cassette domain-containing protein, with protein MSEPLLSARGLNKSFGPVHVLHDVDFDVYPGEVTALVGDNGAGKSTLVKCFAGINSIDSGQITFEGQPVTIADPRAASGLGIEFVYQDLALADNLDITQNMFLGREIRTMGMFLADGQMERKARETLASLSVRTVSSVRQQVANLSGGQRQTVAIAKAVLWNSKVVFLDEPTAALGVAQTRQVLDLVRRLADQGRGVVLISHNMNDVMEVADRVAALFLGRVAAEVKTTDTSTTQIVELITSGRTGDLGLSKATANEVM; from the coding sequence GTGTCCGAACCGCTCCTCTCGGCCCGGGGGCTCAACAAGAGCTTCGGGCCCGTCCACGTGCTGCACGACGTCGACTTCGACGTCTACCCCGGCGAGGTCACCGCGCTCGTCGGTGACAACGGCGCCGGCAAGTCGACCCTGGTGAAGTGCTTCGCCGGCATCAACAGCATCGACTCCGGTCAGATCACCTTCGAGGGCCAGCCGGTGACCATCGCCGACCCCCGCGCCGCCAGCGGCCTCGGCATCGAGTTCGTCTACCAGGACCTCGCGCTGGCCGACAACCTCGACATCACCCAGAACATGTTCCTCGGCCGCGAGATCCGCACGATGGGCATGTTCCTCGCCGACGGGCAGATGGAGCGCAAGGCGCGCGAGACCCTCGCCAGCCTCTCGGTGCGCACGGTGTCGTCGGTGCGCCAGCAGGTCGCGAACCTCTCCGGCGGCCAGCGCCAGACCGTCGCCATCGCCAAGGCCGTGCTGTGGAACAGCAAGGTCGTCTTCCTCGACGAGCCGACCGCTGCCCTCGGCGTCGCGCAGACCCGTCAGGTCCTCGACCTCGTGCGGCGCCTGGCCGACCAGGGCCGCGGCGTCGTGCTGATCTCGCACAACATGAACGACGTCATGGAGGTCGCCGACCGGGTCGCCGCGCTCTTCCTGGGCCGCGTCGCCGCCGAGGTGAAGACGACCGACACGAGCACCACCCAGATCGTCGAGCTCATCACGTCGGGCCGCACCGGCGACCTGGGCCTCAGCAAGGCAACCGCGAACGAGGTCATGTGA
- a CDS encoding ROK family transcriptional regulator: MSSVDPAPGSTASLRTANQRRVLDVLQAQGADLDHTDEPHITQADLARTTGLAPATVSSIVRELAAAGLVTTVPGSGRRGTTVQLAPGAGVVAGIDFGHSHVSVAVGDLTGQLLGEQHRPLDPAHGHDEGLTCAADMLDALLAGLGLDAGSVRTTGLGLPAPVIDDVVRSSAILPGWVGVNARQVAEERFAGPVHIENDANLGALAEHRLGSARGHATSVYLKLSSGVGSGIIINGHLFHGASGTAGEVGHLTVDEQGPVCRCGSRGCLETYASTGSVLELMATQMPGATLDEVIDEARRGNVSALRSLEDAGLHLGWGLGSLVNLFNPALIVVGGDLARAGDLLLESARVGLRRHALDAVAATPVVASSLGRRASLVGAVLLAAERTDLLPAD; the protein is encoded by the coding sequence ATGTCGTCCGTCGACCCGGCCCCGGGTTCCACCGCCTCGCTGCGCACGGCGAACCAGCGGCGCGTGCTCGACGTGCTCCAGGCGCAGGGCGCGGACCTCGACCACACCGACGAGCCGCACATCACCCAGGCCGACCTGGCCCGGACCACCGGGCTCGCGCCGGCGACGGTGTCGAGCATCGTGCGCGAGCTCGCCGCGGCGGGCCTGGTCACGACCGTGCCGGGCAGCGGCCGCCGCGGCACCACGGTGCAGCTCGCCCCGGGCGCCGGCGTGGTCGCCGGCATCGACTTCGGCCACAGCCACGTCTCGGTCGCCGTCGGCGACCTCACCGGCCAGCTGCTCGGCGAGCAGCACCGCCCCCTCGACCCGGCGCACGGGCACGACGAGGGCCTCACGTGCGCGGCGGACATGCTCGACGCCCTGCTCGCGGGGCTCGGCCTCGACGCCGGCTCGGTGCGGACCACCGGCCTCGGCCTGCCCGCGCCCGTGATCGACGACGTCGTCCGCTCGTCCGCGATCCTCCCCGGCTGGGTCGGCGTCAACGCCCGCCAGGTCGCCGAGGAGCGCTTCGCGGGCCCGGTGCACATCGAGAACGACGCCAACCTCGGCGCCCTCGCCGAGCACCGGCTGGGCAGCGCCCGCGGCCACGCCACCTCGGTCTACCTCAAGCTCTCCTCGGGCGTCGGATCCGGCATCATCATCAACGGCCACCTCTTCCACGGCGCCAGCGGCACGGCCGGCGAGGTCGGCCACCTGACCGTCGACGAGCAGGGACCGGTCTGCCGGTGCGGCAGTCGCGGCTGCCTGGAGACCTACGCCTCCACGGGCAGCGTGCTCGAGCTGATGGCCACCCAGATGCCGGGCGCGACCCTCGACGAGGTCATCGACGAGGCCCGCCGGGGCAACGTGTCGGCCCTGCGCAGCCTCGAGGACGCCGGCCTCCACCTCGGCTGGGGCCTGGGCAGCCTGGTCAACCTCTTCAACCCCGCCCTCATCGTCGTCGGCGGCGACCTGGCCCGCGCCGGCGACCTGCTCCTCGAGTCGGCCCGGGTCGGCCTGCGCCGGCACGCCCTGGACGCCGTCGCCGCGACCCCGGTCGTGGCCAGCAGCCTCGGCCGCCGCGCCTCGCTCGTCGGCGCCGTCCTGCTCGCCGCCGAGCGCACCGACCTGCTGCCGGCCGACTGA